One Echinicola strongylocentroti DNA window includes the following coding sequences:
- a CDS encoding glycoside hydrolase family 10 protein, whose protein sequence is MRKILTLLFAVSVLVSCSGNKQQQETEAQEAAITKIPVHAWMGGYNDKPESEIREAFTKFKHHGIDALMYNGGHNPEDYKKVGRIAKEVGLGFHAWIPTMVQHKTDELKAEWYAVNRNGESALEKPAYVPHYTFLCPSKSGTYEFLEKMYSSVAEVEEVDAIHLDYIRFPDVILARGLWDKYGLTMNKEHPQFDYCYCDQCTGDFKAKTGIDIKSAEDPTQVQEWKQFRYDLITSIVNRLSKKVHEHGKEINAAVFPGPSTAMKLVRQQWNKWNLDAVFPMNYNDFYLEGTDWIGEVVKEEVNSVSGERPIYSGLFICPDPEKKAEIEDPEGHGLLPSELGAAIHQSMENGATGICLFTPGRMTDEHWVELEKAIYPSGK, encoded by the coding sequence ATGAGGAAAATACTTACCCTATTGTTTGCTGTCAGCGTGTTGGTGAGTTGTTCTGGCAACAAGCAACAGCAAGAGACCGAAGCGCAGGAAGCAGCAATCACCAAGATACCGGTCCATGCGTGGATGGGCGGCTATAACGACAAGCCTGAATCGGAAATCCGAGAGGCCTTTACCAAGTTTAAGCATCATGGCATAGATGCACTGATGTACAATGGCGGCCATAATCCGGAAGATTATAAGAAAGTAGGCAGGATCGCCAAGGAGGTGGGGCTGGGCTTTCACGCTTGGATCCCCACGATGGTGCAGCACAAGACTGATGAACTCAAGGCGGAGTGGTATGCCGTTAACCGCAATGGAGAATCAGCCCTCGAAAAGCCTGCATATGTGCCTCATTATACCTTTCTGTGCCCGAGCAAGTCAGGAACCTACGAGTTTCTAGAAAAAATGTACAGCAGTGTGGCCGAGGTGGAGGAAGTGGATGCCATTCACTTGGATTATATCCGGTTTCCCGATGTGATTCTTGCGAGAGGGCTGTGGGACAAGTACGGCCTAACGATGAATAAAGAACACCCGCAATTTGATTATTGCTACTGTGATCAGTGTACTGGTGACTTTAAGGCCAAGACAGGAATCGATATCAAGTCCGCAGAAGACCCCACGCAAGTGCAGGAATGGAAACAGTTTCGTTATGACCTCATTACCAGTATCGTCAACAGGCTCTCAAAGAAGGTGCACGAACATGGTAAAGAAATCAATGCTGCCGTCTTCCCTGGCCCTTCTACAGCCATGAAACTGGTACGACAGCAGTGGAACAAGTGGAACCTAGATGCAGTGTTTCCCATGAACTATAATGACTTTTACCTAGAAGGTACAGATTGGATCGGTGAAGTGGTCAAGGAAGAAGTAAACAGCGTAAGCGGTGAGCGTCCCATTTATAGCGGCTTGTTTATTTGCCCAGATCCAGAGAAGAAGGCCGAAATAGAAGACCCGGAAGGTCACGGGCTGCTACCAAGTGAGCTGGGAGCTGCCATCCATCAATCCATGGAAAATGGGGCTACAGGAATTTGTCTGTTCACACCCGGGAGGATGACAGATGAGCATTGGGTGGAGCTGGAAAAAGCGATTTACCCAAGTGGTAAGTAG
- a CDS encoding tetratricopeptide repeat protein has protein sequence MKFLIILALVLLSMTGITFGQDNAELQQMADEDQNARTSMGSKNWKAIGKDDSLRRTNVSKLIKQGQLKTAKDFYNAGLIFHHGNDSVDYKLAIMYFGKAIAMDSTINRSLYPAAVDRYLKEKGKPQIYGTQFYRDENDRMFFYKIDTSQVSDEERKYYGTPTVSEQRERERRYNLKNIEDVYENSQSIEKTIALIQYEFQKGKSADYDVSENKLINIGFRLKNASKNQEALAIFDVITRLYPSSYNGYALYASTLKKSGKMDEAIAVLQQGHSLNPSNASIKNLLDEYVKTTENHE, from the coding sequence ATGAAATTCCTTATCATCTTAGCCTTGGTCTTGCTGTCCATGACGGGCATTACCTTTGGCCAAGACAATGCCGAACTACAGCAAATGGCTGACGAAGATCAAAATGCGAGAACCTCGATGGGCAGTAAAAACTGGAAAGCGATTGGGAAGGATGACAGCTTGCGAAGGACCAACGTATCAAAACTGATAAAACAGGGACAACTCAAAACGGCAAAGGACTTTTACAATGCCGGATTGATTTTTCACCATGGCAACGATAGTGTTGATTACAAATTAGCTATCATGTACTTTGGGAAAGCCATCGCAATGGACTCTACGATAAACAGGTCGCTTTACCCTGCTGCTGTGGACCGGTACCTTAAAGAAAAAGGGAAACCACAGATTTATGGCACGCAATTCTATCGTGACGAAAACGATCGTATGTTTTTTTACAAGATAGACACCAGCCAAGTCTCTGATGAAGAACGGAAATACTATGGCACGCCAACCGTCTCCGAACAACGGGAACGAGAACGACGGTACAACCTTAAAAACATTGAAGATGTTTACGAAAACAGCCAATCCATCGAAAAGACCATAGCACTCATCCAGTATGAATTTCAGAAAGGCAAAAGTGCCGATTATGACGTCTCTGAGAACAAGCTGATCAATATTGGGTTCCGACTAAAAAATGCTTCCAAAAACCAAGAAGCATTAGCCATCTTCGATGTCATCACCCGTCTTTATCCAAGTTCATATAACGGGTATGCGCTATATGCTTCCACGCTAAAAAAATCAGGAAAAATGGATGAAGCCATTGCAGTCCTTCAGCAAGGACACTCCCTCAACCCCTCCAATGCATCCATAAAAAATCTCCTGGACGAGTACGTGAAGACCACTGAAAATCACGAGTAA
- a CDS encoding SatD family protein codes for MKNNEIVLIGDVIKSRKKFNPEEWNYFHTAIKRINEKFALYFKIPLTIYSGDSFGGICKDPMSAAKVILAIQEYQKHQKSRIVLIEDEVSFGMDEKNFLSLEGPALWKGQEQMERLKKSNLFFAARFNDQIESMTINTILNLVLAIRDNWKEIEWKIYHNRESNLTQKELAESVGVSQQYISKITKSSKMELIHEAESNLNTLLDGIHHKLLHHQPKPD; via the coding sequence ATGAAGAACAATGAAATTGTACTTATTGGCGATGTAATCAAATCTCGTAAAAAATTCAATCCAGAGGAATGGAACTATTTTCATACCGCAATCAAGCGGATAAATGAAAAATTCGCGCTATATTTTAAAATCCCCTTGACTATCTACTCAGGAGATAGCTTTGGAGGGATCTGTAAGGATCCAATGTCAGCGGCCAAGGTCATCCTTGCCATCCAGGAATACCAAAAGCATCAAAAGTCAAGAATAGTATTGATAGAAGATGAAGTTTCTTTTGGTATGGACGAGAAAAACTTCCTGTCCCTTGAAGGGCCAGCGCTCTGGAAAGGCCAAGAGCAAATGGAAAGGCTAAAAAAAAGCAACCTGTTTTTCGCTGCTCGCTTTAATGATCAAATAGAATCAATGACCATCAACACCATTCTTAACTTGGTCTTGGCCATCAGAGATAATTGGAAAGAAATAGAATGGAAAATCTATCATAACCGGGAATCAAACCTAACACAAAAGGAATTGGCCGAAAGTGTAGGGGTGTCCCAGCAGTATATTTCCAAGATCACAAAATCCTCAAAAATGGAATTGATCCATGAAGCTGAAAGCAATCTAAACACACTACTAGATGGAATTCATCATAAACTACTTCACCACCAACCCAAACCTGATTAA